From Macaca mulatta isolate MMU2019108-1 chromosome 1, T2T-MMU8v2.0, whole genome shotgun sequence, the proteins below share one genomic window:
- the ZNF672 gene encoding zinc finger protein 672: MFATSGAVAAEKPYACSECGKSFCYSSVLLRHERAHGGDGRFRCLECGERCARAADLRAHRRTHAGQTLYICSECGQSFRHSGRLDLHLGAHRQRCRTCSCRTCGRRFPHLPALLLHRRRQHLPERPRRCPLCARTFRQSALRFHQARAHPPGTTSDPAAPPHRCAQCPRAFRSGAGLRSHARIHVPRSPVRPRASDAHQCGVCGKCFGKSSTLTRHLQTHSGEKPFKCPECGKGFLESATLVRHQRTHTGEKPYACGDCGRCFSESSTLLRHRRSHQGERPHACATCGKGFGQRSDLVVHQRIHTGEKPFACPECGRRFSDRSDLTKHRRTHTGEKPYRCELCGKRFTCVSNLNVHRRNHAGHKPHKCPECSKAFSVASKLALHRKTHLGERPAECAECGKCFSHSRSLSQHQRAHTRARTAAAVAIQSAVGTALVFEGPAEQENPGFFVS, encoded by the coding sequence ATGTTTGCCACATCTGGGGCAGTGGCAGCGGAGAAGCCTTACGCGTGCAGCGAGTGTGGCAAGAGCTTCTGCTACAGCTCAGTGCTGCTGCGACATGAACGAGCTCACGGCGGTGACGGCCGCTTCCGTTGTCTAGAATGCGGTGAGCGCTGTGCACGGGCTGCCGACCTCCGAGCGCACAGGCGCACTCATGCCGGCCAGACCCTCTACATCTGCAGTGAGTGCGGACAAAGCTTTCGCCACAGCGGCCGCCTTGACCTACACTTGGGTGCACACCGGCAGCGATGCCGCACTTGCTCCTGCCGCACATGCGGCCGCCGCTTCCCGCACCTCCCGGCGCTGCTGCTACACCGGCGTCGTCAGCACCTGCCAGAGCGGCCCCGCCGCTGCCCGTTGTGCGCCCGCACCTTCCGACAGAGCGCGCTGCGCTTCCACCAGGCGCGGGCGCACCCCCCGGGGACAACCTCTGACCCTGCCGCCCCACCCCACCGCTGCGCGCAGTGCCCGCGAGCCTTCCGGAGCGGCGCCGGGCTGCGGAGTCACGCGCGCATCCACGTGCCCCGGAGCCCCGTGCGACCCCGTGCCTCCGACGCCCACCAGTGTGGCGTGTGCGGCAAGTGCTTTGGCAAGAGCTCTACGCTGACGCGACACCTGCAGACGCACTCCGGGGAGAAGCCCTTCAAGTGCCCGGAGTGCGGCAAGGGCTTCCTGGAGAGCGCCACGCTGGTGCGCCACCAGCGCACACACACGGGCGAGAAGCCCTACGCCTGTGGCGACTGCGGGCGCTGCTTCAGCGAGAGTTCCACGCTGCTGCGCCACCGGCGCAGCCATCAGGGCGAGCGGCCACACGCGTGCGCCACTTGTGGCAAGGGTTTCGGGCAGCGCTCCGACCTGGTGGTGCACCAGCGCATCCACACGGGCGAGAAGCCCTTCGCGTGCCCCGAGTGCGGCCGCCGCTTCAGCGACCGCTCGGACCTCACCAAGCACCGGCGCACGCACACCGGCGAGAAGCCCTACCGCTGCGAGCTGTGCGGCAAGCGGTTCACGTGCGTGTCCAATCTCAACGTGCATCGGCGCAACCATGCCGGCCACAAGCCACACAAATGCCCCGAGTGCAGCAAGGCCTTCAGCGTGGCTTCCAAGCTTGCACTACACCGCAAGACGCACCTGGGCGAACGGCCAGCGGAGTGCGCAGAGTGCGGCAAGTGCTTCAGCCACAGCCGCTCGCTGTCGCAGCATCAGCGGGCCCACACGCGCGCCCGCACCGCTGCCGCCGTTGCCATCCAGTCCGCAGTGGGCACTGCTCTGGTCTTCGAGGGGCCGGCTGAACAGGAAAATCCAGGGTTCTTTGTGTCCTAG